In one Bacillus thuringiensis genomic region, the following are encoded:
- a CDS encoding iron-containing alcohol dehydrogenase yields MQEVSEFRMPKSVLYGRNSLEKLGEQSKKLGKRAFIVTDTIMEKLGYVEKCMQQLNKKGITVSTYNKVDAEPTNIHVLEALSLCKEEKCDFIIGIGGGSCIDAAKAVAVLYTNGGEVEDYVQKDIEIENNPLPLIAIPTTSGTGSEVTSVAVITNKKTDVKMMMKHPSFIPKVAIIDPVLTSSLPPQITAATGIDALCHAIEAYISKFSQPLTDVLALSAIESIMKYLRIAYEDGRNMEAREAMMIASLQAGIAFSNASVTLVHGMSRPVGALFHVPHGISNAILLPTVLEFTKTSAVKRLAKIGRNLNKDLYSNSDEEVADYTLWEIKKLCYDLRIPNLKEYGIDEIEFENAISKMASDAIESGSPANNPRVPSYDEIKELYRECFNYKYKEFIKISDH; encoded by the coding sequence TTGCAAGAGGTTTCTGAGTTTCGTATGCCAAAGTCGGTATTATATGGAAGGAATTCGCTTGAAAAACTGGGAGAACAATCAAAAAAGTTAGGGAAAAGAGCTTTTATAGTTACTGATACAATTATGGAGAAATTAGGATATGTTGAAAAGTGTATGCAACAACTAAATAAGAAAGGTATTACTGTTAGTACATATAATAAAGTGGATGCTGAGCCTACAAATATACACGTATTAGAAGCGTTATCTCTTTGTAAAGAGGAAAAGTGCGATTTTATTATTGGTATTGGTGGTGGAAGTTGTATTGATGCTGCGAAAGCAGTAGCGGTTTTATATACAAATGGTGGAGAAGTTGAGGATTATGTCCAAAAGGATATTGAAATAGAAAACAATCCACTACCACTTATTGCAATTCCAACAACTTCTGGTACTGGTTCGGAAGTTACAAGTGTAGCAGTAATTACGAATAAAAAAACAGATGTAAAAATGATGATGAAGCATCCTAGTTTTATACCGAAAGTAGCAATTATAGATCCAGTTTTGACAAGTTCGTTACCACCACAAATTACGGCAGCAACAGGAATAGATGCGTTATGTCATGCGATTGAAGCTTATATTTCTAAATTTTCACAACCACTTACAGATGTACTTGCTCTTTCAGCTATTGAAAGTATTATGAAATATTTACGTATAGCATATGAAGATGGACGTAATATGGAGGCAAGAGAAGCGATGATGATTGCTTCCTTACAAGCTGGAATTGCATTTTCTAATGCATCAGTTACATTAGTTCATGGAATGTCAAGGCCAGTGGGAGCATTATTTCATGTACCGCATGGAATATCAAATGCCATACTATTACCTACAGTGTTAGAGTTTACGAAAACAAGTGCAGTGAAAAGGTTAGCAAAAATTGGACGTAACTTAAATAAGGATTTGTATTCGAATTCTGATGAGGAAGTAGCAGACTATACGCTTTGGGAAATAAAAAAGCTTTGCTATGATCTTCGTATTCCAAATTTAAAAGAATACGGAATCGATGAAATTGAATTTGAAAATGCTATCTCTAAAATGGCATCAGATGCAATTGAAAGTGGTAGCCCAGCTAATAACCCACGTGTTCCATCATATGATGAAATCAAAGAGTTGTATCGAGAGTGTTTTAATTATAAGTATAAAGAATTTATAAAAATATCAGATCATTAA
- a CDS encoding nucleotidyltransferase family protein: MTIQTEQDIIRLIENDEWMMNVLQMAKSLELPDWWICAGFVRSKIWDTLHDYEAKTAMPDVDVIYYDSLHQDEIYEQSLETKLMNIDATIPWSVKNQARMHVVNNMPPYSSSVNAISKFPETATALGVTLDELNNVILTAPCGIEDVLSLQVKPTAHFLESKERLHMYKNRVIKKNWQSKWPNITITYSEI; this comes from the coding sequence ATGACTATACAAACAGAACAAGATATCATTCGCTTAATAGAAAACGACGAATGGATGATGAATGTATTACAAATGGCAAAATCACTAGAGCTACCTGATTGGTGGATTTGTGCCGGATTTGTTCGTTCTAAAATTTGGGATACTTTACATGACTATGAAGCGAAAACGGCTATGCCTGATGTTGATGTGATTTATTATGATAGTCTACATCAAGATGAGATATACGAACAATCATTAGAAACGAAATTAATGAATATTGATGCTACTATCCCTTGGTCTGTAAAAAATCAAGCTCGTATGCATGTAGTGAATAATATGCCACCATATTCTTCTTCTGTTAATGCTATTTCTAAATTCCCTGAAACAGCAACGGCTTTAGGAGTTACACTTGATGAACTAAACAACGTTATCTTAACAGCCCCATGTGGTATTGAAGATGTCCTTTCCTTACAAGTGAAACCAACAGCTCACTTTCTTGAATCGAAAGAACGATTACATATGTACAAAAACAGAGTTATAAAAAAGAATTGGCAAAGTAAGTGGCCTAACATCACAATCACATATTCAGAAATTTAG
- a CDS encoding M36 family metallopeptidase, translating to MFNKKMVAMAMTVPLVMGTISTVSALEKQQQVKLEAYSPQKKATEYLKENAAQYGLKTDLSDLQYISTTETSVASYVRFQQVVNGAPVFSKQITVTLNGEGKGVLAVSDYQPVTGVKEVTTKISEKDAIQKSMAYVGEASEQNLWAPTDKEFGYIVEEGIARPVYKVVVHSNNPFGAWETFIDAENGKLIKKVDINRKVEGTGKVFLPNPVVSSGSLVGLKDNNDADSTALTNQLKTVTLKGLDGTGFLIGEYVTISSKARTKSTNLQFNYTRANDSFEDVMSYYHIDTLQRYIQSLGFKNINNRSIKVNVNGTTADNSFYSPTTKALTFGTGGVDDAEDAGIIAHEYGHSIQDNQVPGFGSSTEGGAMGEGFGDFLGATYEDAVSTTGYGKACVGEWDAAAYSSSDPTCLRRLDTNKVYPKDIKNQVHADGEIWSQGQYEMAQAFGRDVATKIILQSHWSLTPNSKFSDGAKAIKQADALLYGGQHAADIDRIWAARGISTN from the coding sequence ATGTTTAATAAAAAAATGGTGGCAATGGCAATGACTGTGCCGTTAGTAATGGGGACAATTTCTACGGTTTCGGCATTGGAAAAACAACAGCAAGTAAAGTTAGAAGCTTATTCACCGCAGAAAAAAGCAACTGAATATTTAAAAGAAAATGCTGCGCAGTATGGATTGAAAACAGATCTTTCAGACTTGCAATATATTTCTACAACAGAAACATCAGTAGCTTCATATGTTAGGTTCCAACAAGTTGTTAATGGTGCACCTGTATTTTCAAAACAAATAACAGTTACGCTTAACGGAGAGGGAAAGGGAGTACTCGCTGTTTCTGATTATCAGCCTGTTACAGGTGTGAAGGAAGTAACGACAAAAATTAGTGAAAAAGATGCAATACAAAAATCAATGGCGTATGTTGGAGAAGCAAGTGAGCAAAATTTATGGGCTCCTACAGATAAAGAGTTCGGATATATTGTTGAAGAAGGAATTGCTCGTCCAGTATATAAAGTTGTAGTCCATTCTAATAATCCATTTGGTGCGTGGGAAACATTTATTGATGCAGAAAATGGAAAGTTAATTAAAAAAGTTGATATAAACCGAAAAGTAGAAGGAACAGGAAAAGTATTTTTACCTAACCCTGTCGTATCAAGCGGGAGTTTAGTGGGATTAAAAGATAATAATGATGCAGATTCTACAGCGCTAACGAATCAATTAAAAACTGTTACTTTAAAAGGCTTAGATGGGACAGGTTTTTTAATTGGAGAGTATGTAACGATTTCTTCAAAAGCGAGAACAAAATCTACAAACTTACAATTCAACTATACACGTGCAAATGATAGCTTTGAAGATGTAATGTCATATTATCATATTGATACATTGCAACGTTATATTCAAAGTCTAGGGTTTAAAAATATTAATAATCGTTCGATTAAAGTGAATGTGAATGGAACAACAGCTGATAACTCATTCTATTCACCGACAACGAAAGCTTTAACATTTGGTACTGGCGGTGTTGATGATGCAGAAGATGCTGGAATTATCGCACATGAATACGGACATTCGATCCAAGATAACCAAGTTCCTGGCTTTGGTAGTTCAACAGAAGGCGGAGCGATGGGAGAAGGATTTGGTGACTTCTTAGGTGCTACGTATGAAGATGCTGTATCGACAACAGGATATGGAAAAGCATGTGTTGGAGAGTGGGATGCGGCAGCTTACTCTAGTTCAGATCCAACGTGCTTACGCCGATTAGATACGAATAAAGTGTATCCGAAAGATATAAAAAATCAAGTACATGCTGACGGTGAAATTTGGTCACAAGGTCAATACGAAATGGCACAAGCTTTTGGCCGTGATGTAGCAACAAAAATCATTTTACAATCACACTGGTCATTAACACCAAACTCTAAATTCAGTGATGGAGCGAAAGCGATTAAGCAAGCGGATGCTCTTTTATATGGCGGACAACATGCTGCTGATATCGATCGCATTTGGGCAGCGAGAGGCATTAGTACGAATTAA
- a CDS encoding alpha/beta fold hydrolase, which translates to MANLIETGEYMNIRGKKLYVETHGNPKNKPVLYLHGGPGESCYDFSFHQAERLKDSLYVIMIDQRGVGRSEEITEDEAFGLNDLIEDCEELKKVLQIEKWSIIGHSFGGYVALLYASIYPSSIEKIIFEGPTFDFALTSRALLQKTGHLLKKYGKEEVAKECFAYSSSDASSEELLEAYIRLSAELEEKRMEIYNNKEDRTDESLYSDEEWEIFSNRSKMHFDRLKLEGACHTSLLSKIKDVQNLMLLIVGKHDVVTCEEQIKTFNKDARNGKYIVFEESGHSPHYEEADRFAETVIHFLK; encoded by the coding sequence ATGGCGAATTTGATAGAAACAGGAGAGTATATGAATATTAGAGGGAAAAAGCTATACGTTGAAACACATGGAAATCCTAAAAATAAGCCAGTCTTATACTTGCATGGTGGACCAGGAGAGAGTTGTTATGATTTTTCATTTCATCAAGCGGAACGTTTAAAAGATTCTCTATATGTAATTATGATAGATCAAAGAGGTGTTGGTCGTTCAGAAGAAATTACTGAAGACGAAGCTTTTGGATTAAATGATTTGATTGAAGACTGTGAGGAATTAAAAAAAGTATTACAAATTGAGAAGTGGTCTATAATTGGACATTCTTTCGGTGGATATGTAGCATTGCTTTATGCGTCGATATATCCAAGTTCAATAGAGAAAATAATATTTGAAGGACCAACTTTTGATTTTGCATTAACAAGTAGAGCTTTGTTGCAAAAGACAGGGCATTTATTAAAAAAGTATGGAAAAGAAGAAGTAGCAAAAGAGTGCTTTGCTTATTCATCTAGCGATGCTAGTTCAGAAGAGTTGTTAGAAGCTTATATAAGATTAAGCGCTGAATTAGAAGAAAAAAGAATGGAGATTTACAATAATAAGGAAGATAGGACAGATGAGAGTTTATACAGTGATGAAGAGTGGGAAATATTTTCAAATCGCTCCAAAATGCACTTTGATAGATTAAAATTAGAGGGAGCATGTCATACATCATTATTATCAAAAATAAAAGATGTACAAAATCTAATGTTATTAATTGTAGGAAAACATGATGTAGTAACGTGTGAAGAACAAATTAAAACATTTAATAAAGATGCCCGAAACGGCAAGTATATCGTATTTGAAGAGAGCGGCCATTCACCTCATTATGAGGAAGCAGATAGATTTGCAGAAACAGTCATACATTTTTTGAAATGA
- a CDS encoding lipid II flippase Amj family protein, whose product MSITLIFIMAFTIVIHAVETSSYSIRLAGVRLKKIAVALSVVGIVLLISRTSNLLQAFLLGGIVDEAKLDPSIDLEHIIRLVLLSASIGTLLAIILYPTLTKLFGYVIQNFETDGSFIRMMKTNNIQKLKYTKKYVRFPKLEMIHRLRIGGIPKRIMLINMFATAIYTAGVLSALYASFLIPAFATKATTASGLINGFATILLTVLLDPRIALLTERALQSEEGAEAMSKMYAWLMISRLFGTLLAQLLFIPGAYWITWIIKLMN is encoded by the coding sequence ATGTCAATTACGTTAATTTTTATAATGGCTTTCACAATTGTGATTCACGCAGTTGAAACAAGCTCTTATAGTATTCGATTAGCGGGGGTTCGTTTAAAGAAGATTGCTGTCGCATTATCCGTCGTAGGAATCGTATTACTCATTTCAAGAACGTCAAACTTACTACAAGCCTTTTTACTTGGCGGGATTGTGGACGAAGCAAAACTAGATCCTTCTATTGATTTAGAGCATATTATACGTCTTGTACTATTATCTGCTTCTATCGGTACATTGCTTGCGATTATACTGTATCCAACTTTGACAAAACTATTTGGATATGTCATTCAAAACTTTGAAACAGACGGTTCTTTCATTCGAATGATGAAAACGAATAACATTCAAAAATTAAAGTACACAAAAAAATATGTCCGCTTTCCAAAGTTAGAAATGATTCATAGACTGCGTATCGGTGGTATTCCAAAGCGTATTATGCTTATTAACATGTTTGCTACTGCTATTTATACAGCGGGAGTTCTTTCCGCACTATATGCTTCTTTTTTAATTCCAGCTTTCGCAACAAAAGCCACTACAGCTTCCGGTCTTATTAATGGTTTTGCTACTATTTTATTAACAGTGCTACTAGATCCACGTATTGCTCTTTTAACAGAGCGAGCTCTTCAATCAGAAGAAGGTGCTGAAGCAATGAGTAAAATGTATGCTTGGCTAATGATTTCTAGACTTTTTGGTACATTACTAGCTCAACTGTTATTCATACCAGGTGCTTACTGGATTACATGGATTATAAAGCTTATGAATTAA
- a CDS encoding GntP family permease produces MELVIILLALSLLMFVAYRGFSVILFAPIFALFAVFLTEPSYVLPFFSNIFMEKMVGFIKLYFPVFLLGAIFGKVVEMSGIADSIAKTIIELVGEKRTILAIVLMGAILTYSGVSVYVVVFAVYPFAAKLFRQANIPKRLIPGTIVLGAVTFTMDALPGSPQIQNVIPTTFFKTDIYAAPILGIVGAIFVLTLGLLYLESRRKKAKAAGEGYFGFNDGNTEMAASLQVEQKNMPLINNIEITRAQQLIAFIPLILVGVMNKVFTIMIPKWYPSGFDFSAIGMKAFGKVELSAVVGIWSVELALIIGILTTLLLYWNRVVTGFQAGLNTSIGGALLATMNTGAEFGFGGVIAALPGFAIMRDGISATFTNPLVNGAVTTNILAGITGSASGGMGIVLSAMGDKFIAAANQFDIPLEVMHRIVSMASGGMDTLPHNGAIITILTVTGLTHKQSYKDIFAITILKTVAVFLVIAFYTLTGLY; encoded by the coding sequence TTGGAGTTAGTTATTATATTATTAGCACTAAGTTTACTTATGTTCGTAGCATACAGAGGTTTTTCTGTTATTTTATTCGCGCCGATATTTGCATTATTTGCAGTATTTTTGACAGAACCTAGTTATGTATTACCTTTCTTTTCTAATATCTTTATGGAGAAAATGGTTGGATTTATAAAATTATATTTTCCTGTGTTTTTATTAGGAGCAATATTTGGAAAAGTAGTGGAAATGTCAGGAATTGCAGATTCTATCGCAAAAACAATTATTGAGTTAGTTGGTGAAAAACGTACTATATTAGCGATTGTATTAATGGGGGCTATTTTAACGTATAGTGGTGTTAGTGTGTATGTAGTAGTGTTTGCTGTTTATCCGTTCGCAGCTAAGTTGTTTCGACAAGCTAATATTCCAAAGCGTTTAATCCCTGGAACGATTGTTCTTGGAGCAGTAACGTTTACAATGGATGCGCTACCTGGATCACCACAAATTCAAAATGTAATACCTACAACATTTTTTAAAACGGATATTTATGCTGCACCGATACTTGGGATTGTAGGAGCAATTTTTGTTCTTACATTAGGTTTACTATATTTAGAGAGTAGACGTAAGAAGGCAAAAGCAGCAGGTGAAGGATATTTTGGTTTTAATGATGGAAATACTGAAATGGCAGCATCTTTGCAAGTAGAACAAAAAAATATGCCATTAATTAATAACATTGAAATCACAAGAGCACAACAACTTATTGCATTTATACCACTTATTTTAGTAGGTGTAATGAATAAAGTGTTTACTATTATGATACCGAAGTGGTATCCAAGCGGTTTTGATTTTTCTGCAATTGGTATGAAAGCATTTGGAAAAGTAGAATTAAGTGCAGTAGTAGGAATTTGGTCTGTAGAATTGGCACTTATTATAGGGATCTTAACAACGTTATTATTATATTGGAATCGAGTAGTAACAGGTTTCCAAGCTGGATTGAATACAAGTATTGGTGGAGCGCTACTTGCAACGATGAATACAGGAGCTGAGTTTGGATTCGGTGGTGTCATTGCAGCACTTCCAGGCTTCGCAATTATGAGAGATGGCATCTCTGCTACTTTCACAAATCCGTTAGTGAATGGTGCAGTAACGACGAATATTTTAGCTGGAATTACAGGTTCGGCATCAGGAGGAATGGGAATAGTATTAAGCGCAATGGGAGATAAATTTATTGCAGCGGCCAATCAATTTGATATTCCATTAGAAGTTATGCACCGTATCGTATCAATGGCATCAGGAGGAATGGATACACTACCACATAACGGGGCTATTATTACTATTCTTACAGTAACGGGATTAACACATAAACAGTCATATAAAGATATATTTGCTATTACTATTTTGAAAACGGTTGCTGTATTTTTAGTTATCGCATTCTATACTTTAACAGGACTCTATTAA
- a CDS encoding GNAT family N-acetyltransferase has protein sequence MRIYEATIADLDGLASVFNNYRIFYRQDSDLEGAKVFLRNRIERKESVIFVAVEDGEYIGFTQLYPSFSSISMKELWILNDLFVQAAKRGAGTGKKLLEAAKEYALENGAKGVKLQTEIDNLSAQRLYAENGYLRDNRYFHYELTF, from the coding sequence ATGAGAATATATGAGGCAACAATTGCAGATTTAGATGGACTAGCATCAGTTTTTAATAACTATCGCATATTTTATAGACAAGATTCTGATTTAGAAGGGGCAAAAGTATTTTTACGAAATCGAATTGAGAGAAAAGAGTCCGTTATTTTCGTAGCAGTTGAAGACGGCGAATATATTGGGTTCACGCAACTATATCCATCATTTTCTTCTATTTCAATGAAAGAATTATGGATTTTAAATGATTTATTTGTACAAGCGGCGAAGCGTGGAGCCGGAACAGGTAAAAAATTATTAGAAGCTGCTAAAGAATACGCATTAGAAAATGGAGCAAAAGGTGTAAAATTGCAAACAGAGATTGATAATTTATCAGCACAACGATTATACGCTGAAAATGGCTATTTGAGAGATAATCGTTATTTCCATTATGAATTAACGTTTTAA
- the aspS gene encoding aspartate--tRNA(Asn) ligase: MDSIMKRSLTKECTKQSGKVVLLQGWVKKIRHLGNVSFLLLRDRTGVIQCVLENELAGYKVDVESIVHVIGEIVETSKTELGVEVLAHEVKVINGAEPLPFEINKKKLQVGLDQLLNERVLSLRHERTAAIFKVKSTLVQSFSEVLIENDFTRIFTPKIVSQGAEGGANVFKLPYFQREAYLAQSPQFYKQMMVAGGLERVFEIAPVYRAEHHNSSRHLNEYISLDVELGFIHDFYEVMQLETDVLRYMFQQVAKKCEKELQLLQIEVPVITEIPKITLLEAQEILKSKYRKESPVEDLDTEGEKLLGKYVKEIYNSEFVFITHYPKEARPMYTMPNKENPSITDSFDLLYKGLEITSGAQRIHNHEMLLASFKEKGLHPEKFQSYLNTFRYGCPPHGGFGIGLERVVYKLLELTNVREASAFPRDCTRLIP, encoded by the coding sequence ATGGATTCAATAATGAAGCGTTCACTCACAAAAGAATGTACAAAGCAAAGTGGAAAGGTTGTATTACTTCAAGGATGGGTAAAAAAGATTCGACATCTTGGAAATGTTAGTTTTTTATTATTACGGGACAGAACAGGAGTAATTCAATGTGTATTAGAAAATGAATTGGCTGGATATAAAGTTGATGTAGAAAGTATCGTCCATGTAATTGGTGAAATAGTCGAGACGTCGAAAACAGAATTAGGTGTTGAAGTACTTGCTCATGAAGTGAAAGTAATAAACGGTGCAGAACCACTTCCATTTGAAATAAATAAAAAGAAGTTACAAGTTGGCTTAGATCAATTATTGAATGAGCGGGTACTCTCATTAAGACATGAGCGAACTGCAGCGATTTTTAAAGTAAAATCTACACTCGTTCAGAGCTTTAGTGAAGTTCTAATAGAGAACGATTTCACACGAATATTTACTCCAAAAATTGTTTCGCAAGGGGCAGAAGGAGGAGCGAATGTTTTTAAGCTTCCATACTTCCAAAGAGAAGCTTATTTAGCACAATCACCACAGTTCTATAAGCAAATGATGGTGGCTGGGGGACTAGAACGAGTTTTTGAAATTGCACCTGTATATAGAGCGGAACACCATAATTCTTCTCGTCATTTGAATGAATATATATCGTTAGACGTAGAGCTTGGATTTATTCATGATTTTTATGAAGTGATGCAACTAGAAACGGATGTTTTACGATATATGTTTCAACAAGTAGCAAAAAAATGTGAAAAAGAACTACAACTATTACAAATAGAAGTACCTGTTATTACTGAAATACCGAAAATCACATTGTTAGAAGCACAAGAAATTTTGAAAAGTAAGTATCGTAAAGAATCTCCTGTAGAGGATTTAGATACAGAGGGTGAGAAGTTACTAGGGAAATATGTGAAGGAAATATATAATAGTGAATTTGTTTTCATTACACATTATCCGAAAGAAGCGAGACCGATGTATACGATGCCGAATAAAGAGAATCCATCTATTACTGATTCGTTTGACTTATTATATAAAGGGTTAGAAATAACGTCAGGGGCACAGCGGATTCATAATCATGAAATGTTACTCGCTTCGTTTAAAGAAAAAGGATTACATCCAGAGAAATTTCAATCTTATTTAAATACATTTCGATATGGTTGTCCACCACATGGAGGTTTCGGAATTGGGTTAGAAAGGGTTGTATATAAACTTTTAGAATTAACAAATGTACGAGAGGCTAGTGCTTTTCCGAGAGATTGTACTCGTCTTATACCGTAA
- a CDS encoding HAD family hydrolase, translated as MYKTFLFDLDGTLTDPKEGIVNSVLYALKKVGIEEVHISELDSFIGPPIQQSFIERYNMSEGEVERAVFYFREYLKQRGLFENNVYEGILKLLQQLKSSGNRISVATSKPTVFAKQVIEHFQLTNYFEDIIGSNLDGTRIKKEEIIAHILQTHEELNKEEMIMIGDRKHDIIGANQNGIASIGVLYGYGCEKELTEVSATYIVKDVEELYHFCVEKNLIQQ; from the coding sequence ATGTATAAAACATTTCTATTTGATTTAGATGGAACTTTAACGGATCCGAAAGAAGGGATTGTAAACTCGGTTTTATATGCATTAAAAAAAGTAGGAATTGAAGAAGTACATATAAGTGAGCTAGATTCATTTATAGGTCCTCCTATTCAGCAATCATTCATAGAGAGATATAATATGAGTGAAGGAGAGGTTGAGCGTGCTGTTTTTTACTTCCGTGAGTATTTAAAGCAGCGTGGATTGTTTGAAAATAATGTATACGAGGGGATTCTGAAGCTCTTGCAACAATTAAAAAGTTCAGGGAATCGCATATCCGTAGCAACTTCAAAGCCCACTGTATTTGCGAAACAAGTTATAGAGCATTTTCAATTAACGAATTATTTCGAAGACATCATTGGAAGTAATTTAGATGGTACGAGAATAAAAAAAGAAGAAATAATTGCTCATATTTTACAAACACATGAAGAACTAAATAAAGAAGAAATGATAATGATTGGTGATAGAAAGCACGATATAATAGGTGCAAATCAGAATGGAATTGCTTCAATTGGTGTTTTATATGGCTATGGCTGTGAAAAAGAACTGACTGAAGTTAGTGCGACCTACATAGTGAAAGATGTTGAAGAACTGTATCATTTTTGTGTAGAGAAAAATTTAATACAGCAGTAA
- a CDS encoding SAM-dependent methyltransferase produces the protein MFSVQPIAFVHNERKEIKDDEWGEVRSYITLTEMYAEESIQGIEDFSHIEVVFYFHKVTDEQIQYFARHPRNNKDYPEVGIFAQRGKNRPNRIGVTIVKMIKREGKSIIVEGLDAIDGTPILDIKPIMKGFMPTEEIHQPKWATDIMRQYWKGNGVK, from the coding sequence ATGTTTTCAGTTCAACCAATCGCATTTGTACATAATGAAAGAAAGGAAATAAAAGATGATGAGTGGGGAGAAGTAAGATCCTATATTACTTTAACTGAAATGTATGCAGAAGAAAGTATACAAGGGATTGAAGATTTTTCTCATATTGAAGTTGTTTTTTATTTTCATAAAGTAACTGACGAGCAAATTCAGTATTTTGCTAGACATCCTAGAAATAATAAGGATTATCCTGAAGTAGGTATTTTTGCACAGCGCGGGAAAAATCGTCCGAATCGCATAGGTGTAACAATTGTCAAGATGATCAAAAGAGAAGGTAAATCAATTATTGTTGAGGGATTAGATGCTATTGATGGCACTCCTATATTGGATATAAAACCAATAATGAAAGGGTTTATGCCGACAGAAGAAATACACCAGCCTAAATGGGCAACGGATATAATGAGACAGTATTGGAAGGGGAATGGAGTAAAATGA
- a CDS encoding sodium-dependent transporter: MKQTEQWTSKLGFIMAAAGSAIGLGAIWKFPYIAGKSGGGAFFLIFILFTVLIGLPLLIAEFMIGRSTQKQAVGAFKSIAPNTGWHWIGRLGVGTCFILLSFYSVVGGWVLIYLFRGITGQLITPGQNYGTLFTETIGNPAWAIMGHFAFMFITIWVVSKGVQNGIEKASKYMLPALFVLFVALIIRSLTLDDAMKGVKFFLQPDFSKITSESILFAMGQSFFAISIGISIMVTYSSYLNKKESLPKSAITIVGLNLFVSLFAGLAIFPAVFSLGMEPTEGPGLLFIVLPSVFSQIPFGGFFLTVFLALFTFATLTSAFSLLETVVSALANGEQERRTKLSWMIGFCIFLVAIPSALSFGVWSDITIFGKNIFDAVDFLSSNILMPLGALFISIFVSFKMEKKVLEAEFFVGGNYGKKVFTCWVFLLRFVAPLAIIIVFLNVIGII; the protein is encoded by the coding sequence ATGAAACAGACGGAGCAATGGACTTCGAAATTAGGTTTTATAATGGCGGCAGCCGGATCAGCAATTGGACTTGGTGCGATATGGAAGTTCCCTTATATCGCTGGGAAGAGTGGGGGAGGAGCGTTCTTTTTAATATTTATATTATTTACTGTTTTAATTGGACTACCGCTACTTATAGCTGAATTTATGATTGGACGCAGTACGCAGAAACAAGCAGTTGGAGCATTTAAAAGCATCGCACCAAATACAGGATGGCATTGGATTGGACGCCTTGGTGTTGGAACTTGTTTTATACTACTTTCGTTTTATAGTGTTGTAGGTGGATGGGTATTAATTTATTTATTCAGAGGAATAACTGGACAACTGATTACTCCAGGACAAAATTACGGTACATTATTTACTGAAACAATTGGGAATCCTGCTTGGGCTATTATGGGACATTTCGCTTTTATGTTCATTACGATATGGGTTGTATCAAAGGGTGTACAAAACGGAATTGAAAAAGCAAGTAAATATATGTTGCCAGCATTGTTCGTTTTATTTGTCGCTCTTATTATTCGTTCGTTAACACTTGATGATGCAATGAAAGGTGTGAAGTTTTTCTTACAACCAGATTTCTCAAAGATTACTTCGGAAAGTATTTTGTTCGCAATGGGGCAATCATTCTTTGCAATTAGTATCGGGATTTCAATTATGGTTACGTATAGTTCCTATTTAAATAAAAAAGAAAGTTTACCAAAATCAGCAATAACAATTGTTGGATTAAATTTATTTGTTTCATTATTTGCAGGTCTTGCTATTTTTCCAGCCGTATTTTCATTAGGAATGGAGCCAACAGAAGGACCTGGATTACTGTTTATCGTATTACCATCTGTATTTAGTCAAATCCCATTCGGTGGATTTTTCTTAACAGTATTTCTTGCACTATTTACATTTGCGACATTAACATCAGCATTTTCTCTACTAGAAACTGTTGTTTCAGCATTAGCAAATGGTGAACAAGAAAGAAGAACGAAATTATCATGGATGATCGGCTTCTGCATTTTCTTAGTAGCTATACCATCTGCGTTATCATTTGGAGTATGGAGTGATATTACGATTTTTGGAAAGAATATTTTTGATGCAGTAGACTTTTTATCTAGTAATATATTAATGCCACTTGGAGCACTATTTATTAGTATTTTCGTTTCATTCAAAATGGAGAAGAAGGTACTAGAAGCAGAGTTTTTTGTAGGTGGAAATTATGGAAAGAAAGTATTTACTTGTTGGGTATTTTTACTTCGATTTGTAGCACCGCTCGCAATCATTATCGTCTTTTTAAATGTAATAGGGATTATTTAA